A single genomic interval of Armigeres subalbatus isolate Guangzhou_Male chromosome 1, GZ_Asu_2, whole genome shotgun sequence harbors:
- the LOC134206319 gene encoding uncharacterized protein K02A2.6-like, producing MLSEGDRMFNVVYDNVSPALFVPQLEEVYPEPVRVPFKPKEIPEYDNAVLRLNKFFIGKRNVRIELELFRTLKQASSEPFSQFLLRLRTQAIRCDFQEREEIEILQQVTMGAFDERVRDKGLEGTLDLDGITNYAMNREMLLKQKEKAKALAGESAVVASVKQEWRSAATREFFVIDGANKSLLSKTTAEELNVLKVGLDVHQVEESVAPFPKFPNVQVKLSVDLSVPPKKIAYLRIPEPLKHKVDEKIQDMLRQDIIEPVRGAPDWISPLVVVPKGRGDIRLCVNMKLPNEAIQREHFPIPVIDSFLNELRGATYFSKLDMTSAYYHLELHPDSRNVTTFMTNRGLMRFKRLMFGINCAPEIFQRVMTEMFSGINGVVVYIDDVVVAGSTREEHDLRLQQVLAVLKSNNAKLNLEKCVFGVTELNILGFKVSALGICPSEEKVAAIRDFRMPETKEEVRSFLGLVNFVGHFIPHLSTRTEPLREFIRGEVETFGKTQQAAFNDLRQELTTKVRKLGFFDPKDSTELFVDASPVGLGAVLIQRDDAGWPRIISFASKGLTDAERMYPQTQREALAVVWAVEKYYLYLYGLHFTIFTDHKTLEYIFEGKYRDGKRACSRAQGWALRLQPYDFQIKHIEGTKNISDVLSRLCTKEDAPFDENTQHFLCAIGESPAAITLEEIRNETLHDSTLSGVIEALRTQIWPTELFRYQAFDKELGLIRGILVREDRIVLPLKLRQRALEIAHRGHPGIVAMRRNLRQYVWWPCMDTEVCSAVKQCVGCTAVSNQDPPEPMCRKAMPERPWQEIAIDFLSAKEFATFLVVVDYYSRYLHVVEMKSTTASKTVEALEKIFKDHTYPESIRSDNGPPFTSEEFSYFCASKNINLVKSIPYWPQMNGLIERQNRGILKSLRISKALKSDWRKNLEEYVYIYNTTPHSVTEKAPLELLTGRPVKDLLPSLRTDPYFSRDEHTKENDAIKKMQGKLYADRRRNAKESEIAIGDIVMMRSYESGKLEPNFKMEKFTVLDRSGSDTTIVNKDGVKYRRPVAHLKKWPSTAITSNPSDSFTDLQEPLQEQCSQPGLQDGAISDSSSHPRKLAKPADVDSTPKQKRPMRIRKIPKRFT from the exons AGGAGGTATATCCGGAACCGGTTCGGGTCCCATTCAAACCAAAAGAAATCCCTGAATACGACAACGCGGTGCTAAGGTTGAACAAATTTTTTATTGGCAAGCGTAATGTCCGAATCGAACTTGAATTATTCCGTACGCTCAAACAAGCATCATCTGAACCCTTCAGCCAGTTTTTGCTACGACTGCGTACACAGGCTATCCGATGCGATTTTCAAGAGCGTGAAGAAATCGAGATTCTGCAGCAAGTGACTATGGGGGCGTTTGATGAACGAGTGCGTGACAAAGGATTGGAGGGAACGTTGGACCTTGACGGAATAACAAATTATGCTATGAACAGAGAAATGCTCCTCAAACAGAAAGAAAAGGCGAAAGCTTTGGCTGGAGAATCTGCAGTAGTTGCTTCGGTGAAGCAAGAGTGGAGATCAGCGGCTACTCGTG AGTTTTTCGTTATAGACGGTGCCAACAAATCTCTGTTGAGCAAAACAACTGCTGAAGAGCTGAATGTCTTGAAAGTTGGCTTAGATGTTCACCAGGTAGAGGAATCAGTAGCCCCTTTTCCGAAATTCCCAAATGTGCAGGTGAAACTCTCGGTTGATCTCTCTGTTCCACCCAAGAAAATAGCATATCTCAGGATACCGGAGCCCTTGAAACATAAAGTTGACGAAAAGATTCAGGATATGCTTCGACAGGATATCATAGAGCCGGTTAGGGGAGCGCCTGATTGGATTTCACCATTGGTGGTCGTTCCAAAGGGTAGAGGAGACATTCGGCTCTGCGTAAATATGAAGCTCCCGAATGAGGCAATTCAACGAGAACATTTCCCGATTCCGGTGATTGATAGTTTTCTGAATGAGCTTCGAGGAGCAACCTATTTTTCGAAACTGGACATGACCTCGGCTTACTACCATTTGGAACTTCATCCAGATTCACGTAACGTTACAACATTCATGACAAATCGGGGGTTGATGCGGTTCAAACGACTCATGTTCGGGATCAACTGCGCCCCGGAAATATTTCAACGTGTGATGACGGAAATGTTTTCGGGGATCAATGGAGTCGTAGTCTACATAGATGACGTTGTAGTAGCAGGAAGCACGCGGGAGGAACATGACCTCAGATTACAGCAAGTACTTGCCGTCTTGAAAAGCAACAATGCGAAATTGAATCTAGAAAAATGTGTGTTTGGAGTGACCGAGCTGAATATACTGGGATTCAAAGTTAGCGCTCTTGGAATATGCCCATCGGAGGAAAAGGTTGCAGCTATACGTGACTTCCGGATGCCGGAAACAAAAGAGGAGGTTCGGAGCTTTTTGGGGCTCGTAAACTTCGTAGGTCACTTTATTCCACACCTATCTACTCGCACCGAGCCGCTTCGAGAGTTTATCCGTGGGGAAGTTGAGACTTTCGGAAAAACACAGCAAGCTGCCTTCAACGACCTTCGACAAGAGCTGACAACCAAAGTAAGAAAGCTAGGATTCTTCGATCCTAAGGATTCAACAGAACTTTTCGTAGATGCCTCTCCTGTAGGCTTGGGAGCGGTGCTCATCCAACGCGATGACGCGGGTTGGCCTAGGATCATTAGCTTCGCATCAAAAGGCCTGACAGATGCTGAACGAATGTATCCTCAGACACAACGGGAGGCACTGGCCGTAGTCTGGGCAGTGGAGAAATATTATTTGTATTTATACGGCCTTCATTTCACGATCTTCACCGACCATAAAACGCTCGAATACATCTTCGAAGGAAAGTACAGAGACGGTAAGCGAGCTTGTTCCCGAGCGCAAGGTTGGGCCTTACGCCTCCAGCCTTACGACTTCCAAATAAAGCATATTGAAGGAACTAAGAACATATCAGATGTATTGTCACGCTTGTGCACTAAAGAAGATGCGCCATTTGATGAAAATACACAGCACTTCCTCTGTGCAATCGGTGAATCGCCAGCAGCCATTACTCTGGAAGAGATACGTAACGAGACATTGCATGATTCGACGCTGAGCGGGGTTATTGAAGCCCTGAGGACACAGATATGGCCGACGGAGCTCTTCCGATACCAAGCATTCGATAAGGAATTAGGGTTGATTCGCGGTATCCTTGTTAGAGAAGACAGAATCGTATTACCACTGAAATTGCGGCAACGAGCGCTGGAAATCGCTCACCGTGGCCATCCTGGGATAGTGGCAATGCGTCGAAATCTTCGGCAATATGTATGGTGGCCATGTATGGATACAGAAGTCTGCAGTGCCGTGAAGCAATGTGTTGGATGTACAGCTGTGAGTAATCAAGATCCACCTGAACCTATGTGCCGTAAGGCAATGCCAGAAAGGCCGTGGCAGGAGATTGCTATTGATTTTTTATCAGCCAAAGAGTTTGCTACTTTCCTGGTCGTAGTAGACTACTACAGTCGATATCTTCATGTAGTGGAGATGAAGAGTACCACTGCTTCCAAGACCGTTGAAGCCCTAGAGAAGATTTTCAAAGATCATACGTATCCTGAATCTATTCGTTCAGATAACGGGCCACCTTTCACAAGTGAAgagttttcttatttttgtgctAGCAAAAACATAAATCTGGTGAAATCCATACCATATTGGCCTCAAATGAACGGCTTGATAGAGCGACAAAATCGGGGGATTCTGAAGTCGCTAAGAATTTCCAAGGCTTTAAAGTCAGATTGGAGAAAGAATCTCGAAGAGTATGTTTACATATATAATACCACCCCGCATTCCGTGACCGAGAAAGCACCTTTGGAGCTACTAACTGGACGCCCTGTTAAAGATTTGCTACCATCACTACGGACAGATCCCTATTTCAGTCGTGATGAACACACCAAGGAAAACGATGCAATAAAGAAGATGCAAGGGAAACTGTATGCAGATCGTCGGCGAAATGCAAAAGAATCGGAGATAGCAATTGGCGATATTGTAATGATGAGAAGCTACGAATCAGGCAAGCTGgaaccaaattttaaaatggaaAAGTTTACCGTTCTCGATCGATCTGGAAGTGATACCACGATAGTCAACAAAGATGGAGTGAAATATCGGCGTCCCGTGGCCCACTTGAAAAAGTGGCCCTCTAcagcaataacttcaaatccctCTGATTCTTTCACAGATCTCCAAGAACCCCTACAGGAACAATGTTCACAGCCTGGTTTACAGGATGGTGCCATATCCGATTCATCCAGCCATCCAAGGAAGCTAGCAAAACCAGCAGATGTCGACTCGACACCGAAGCAGAAACGGCCGATGAGAATAAGAAAAATTCCCAAACGATTCACTTGA